One Podarcis muralis chromosome 1, rPodMur119.hap1.1, whole genome shotgun sequence genomic window carries:
- the ANKRD63 gene encoding ankyrin repeat domain-containing protein 63: protein MSRAGYEQQAMLRPRDLGPGASTRTFLEAMSAGRLHLARFVLDAVDGTIVDCRADRGRTPLMHAVALKDPAWRVAFARLLLERRAAVDLRDDAGRSALSLACERGYLDVTKLLVQYGADPDAADSRGWNPLMYAAWQGRAPVVEWLLRSFRRLGLCLERADRAGRTALQLAASEGHGRCVRALRASGALILELPEPAAASPGDGSTAPRSPRRDGGAHRREQDEEEEERGPDAAAAQPGSEAGKGGASLRGRPLIRRATAPDCQSLLGY from the coding sequence ATGAGCCGCGCGGGGTACGAGCAGCAAGCCATGCTGCGGCCGCGGGACCTGGGCCCGGGGGCGTCGACGCGCACCTTCCTGGAGGCCATGAGCGCGGGCCGCCTGCACCTGGCGCGCTTCGTGCTGGACGCCGTGGACGGCACCATCGTGGACTGCCGAGCCGACCGCGGGCGCACGCCGCTCATGCACGCCGTGGCGCTCAAGGACCCCGCGTGGCGAGTGGCCTTCGCCCGGCTGCTGCTGGAGCGCCGCGCCGCCGTCGACCTGCGCGACGACGCCGGGCGGAGCGCGCTGAGCCTGGCCTGCGAGCGGGGCTACCTGGACGTCACCAAGCTGCTGGTCCAGTACGGCGCCGACCCGGACGCGGCCGACTCGCGAGGCTGGAACCCGCTCATGTACGCCGCCTGGCAGGGCCGCGCGCCCGTCGTCGAGTGGCTGCTGCGCTCCTTCCGACGCCTCGGCCTCTGCCTCGAGCGCGCCGACCGCGCTGGCCGCACCGCGCTGCAGCTGGCCGCCAGCGAGGGCCACGGGCGCTGCGTGCGGGCGCTGCGGGCCTCCGGAGCCTTGATCCTCGAGCTGCCCGAGCCGGCGGCGGCGTCCCCCGGCGACGGCTCGACGGCCCCTCGGTCGCCTCGCAGGGACGGCGGCGCCCACAGGCGGGAgcaggacgaggaggaggaggagcggggccCAGACGCCGCCGCAGCGCAGCCCGGCTCCGAGGCGGGGAAAGGGGGCGCTTCGCTGCGAGGCCGCCCGCTGATCCGCAGGGCCACGGCGCCCGACTGCCAGAGCCTGCTCGGCTACTAG